A part of Petroclostridium xylanilyticum genomic DNA contains:
- a CDS encoding DNA polymerase III subunit alpha: MKSFVHLHVHTQYSLLDGACRIKDLVKKAKDLGMDSIAITDHGVMYGVIEFYKEAKKEGIKPIIGCEVYTAARSRHDRVSELDGNQGHLVLLAKDITGYKNLMNIVSIGFTEGFYYKPRIDFEILEKYHEGLIALSACLGGDIPKALLNGNYEQAKQLTYKYAGIFGKDNFYLELQDHGIHEQRIVNQQLVKLSKETGIGLVATNDIHYISKEDAKNQDVLVCIQTGKTVDEEDRLKFETSEFYLKSAEEMVELFPFALEAIENTVKIAERCNVEFEFGKLHLPSYHVPDNIEPFDYLAGLCQQGLKARYGEITPEIQHKLNYELEVIKNMGYVDYFLIVWDFIKYARDHGIMVGPGRGSAAGSLVSYCLGITNIDPIKYNLLFERFLNPERISMPDIDIDFCYERRQEVIDYVIGKYGEDRVAQIITFGTMAARAAIRDVGRALNIPYADVDIVAKHIPFELGMTIDRALEVNSDLKKMYENDERVRQLIDTAKALEGLPRHASTHAAGVVISKEPISTYVPLQKNDDNITTQFPMGTLEELGLLKMDFLGLRTLTVIRDAVNMIKQSKNIEIDINSISFDDKPVFEILCQGYTEGVFQLESAGMKQFMKELQPQSLEDIIAGISLYRPGPMDQIPRYIRNKNNPHEIRYKHPLLENILNVTYGCIIYQEQVMQIVRELGGYSLGRADLVRRAMSKKKADVMEKEKNNFIYGIVDETGEVILPGAIRRGVEERVAEEIFDEMMDFAKYAFNKSHAAAYAVIAYQTAWLKCYYPTEFMAALLTSVLDNSTKVSQYIQECKRLGIKLLPPDINESYDGFTVSGNCIRFGLVAVKNVGRNIIRDVVEERTTRGAFKSFRDFCERMSEKDLNKRLIESLIKCGAFDCFGVYRSQLMAVYEKIIDSIGQNKKRNLDGQISLFCNEFNSRHNFSVNDDLPQIKEYPVKVLLSMEKETIGLYLSGHPLDPYRIQLDQVINATTADILSLEENISETNLNHSTKVLADGTEVILGGIIISKKTKTTKNNSLMAFITLEDLFGTIEVIVFPKILDKYYNYIIEDNIVTIKGRISIREEEQPKILCEEIMPLKMISKAKKLYIKIRSKNNNILDRVTPVLRFFNGDTPVYVYFEENEKITVASRDMWVNLNDLLITELKNIVGDECIKVVDCG; the protein is encoded by the coding sequence ATGAAATCATTTGTCCATTTGCATGTGCATACACAATATAGCCTGCTGGATGGGGCATGTAGAATTAAAGACCTGGTAAAAAAAGCGAAAGATCTTGGAATGGATAGTATTGCTATTACTGACCATGGCGTAATGTATGGTGTTATTGAATTTTATAAGGAAGCGAAAAAAGAAGGTATTAAGCCTATTATAGGTTGTGAGGTATATACGGCTGCACGTTCGCGCCATGATAGAGTAAGCGAATTAGATGGAAACCAGGGGCATCTTGTCCTTTTAGCAAAAGATATTACAGGGTACAAGAATCTCATGAATATTGTCTCTATAGGCTTTACCGAGGGCTTTTACTATAAACCGAGAATAGACTTTGAAATACTGGAAAAATATCATGAAGGCCTTATTGCTCTTAGTGCCTGTCTTGGAGGAGATATACCGAAGGCTTTGCTAAATGGTAATTATGAACAGGCAAAGCAATTGACATATAAGTATGCCGGTATTTTTGGTAAAGATAATTTTTATTTAGAATTGCAAGACCATGGTATTCACGAACAACGCATTGTAAATCAGCAGCTTGTTAAGCTTTCAAAAGAAACAGGCATCGGTTTGGTTGCTACTAACGATATTCACTATATCAGCAAAGAAGATGCCAAAAACCAGGATGTTTTAGTATGTATTCAAACGGGAAAAACTGTAGATGAAGAAGACCGGTTAAAATTTGAAACTTCAGAATTCTATTTAAAATCAGCAGAAGAAATGGTGGAATTATTTCCTTTTGCATTAGAAGCAATAGAAAACACTGTAAAGATTGCCGAGCGATGCAATGTAGAATTTGAATTTGGAAAGTTGCATTTGCCTTCTTATCACGTTCCAGACAACATAGAACCTTTTGACTATTTGGCCGGTTTATGCCAGCAAGGGTTAAAAGCCAGATATGGGGAAATAACTCCAGAAATTCAGCACAAGCTGAACTATGAACTTGAAGTAATTAAGAATATGGGATATGTAGATTATTTCCTCATCGTATGGGATTTTATAAAGTATGCCCGGGACCATGGAATTATGGTCGGACCAGGCAGGGGATCTGCAGCTGGAAGCCTGGTATCTTATTGTCTGGGTATAACCAATATTGATCCCATAAAATACAATCTTTTGTTTGAAAGGTTCCTTAATCCTGAACGAATCAGCATGCCTGACATAGATATAGATTTTTGCTATGAACGCAGGCAGGAAGTTATTGATTATGTTATAGGGAAATATGGTGAGGATAGAGTTGCACAGATAATTACCTTTGGAACCATGGCAGCACGGGCAGCCATCAGAGATGTGGGTAGAGCACTTAATATACCCTATGCAGATGTAGATATTGTAGCAAAACATATTCCATTTGAACTGGGTATGACCATTGATAGGGCACTTGAAGTAAACAGTGATTTGAAAAAAATGTATGAAAATGATGAAAGAGTTCGGCAGTTAATTGATACGGCGAAAGCACTTGAAGGACTTCCACGCCACGCATCAACTCATGCGGCAGGCGTCGTTATTTCTAAAGAACCTATATCCACCTATGTACCCTTGCAAAAAAATGATGACAATATAACCACCCAGTTTCCTATGGGAACGCTGGAGGAATTAGGCCTTTTAAAGATGGACTTTTTAGGTCTGAGAACATTAACGGTAATACGAGATGCTGTTAATATGATTAAGCAATCGAAAAACATAGAAATTGATATTAACAGTATTAGTTTTGACGATAAACCGGTGTTTGAAATTTTGTGCCAGGGTTATACGGAGGGAGTATTCCAGCTTGAAAGTGCAGGAATGAAGCAATTTATGAAAGAACTACAACCCCAGTCATTGGAGGATATCATTGCAGGTATCTCCCTGTACAGACCCGGACCGATGGACCAGATTCCACGTTATATAAGGAATAAGAATAATCCTCATGAAATAAGATACAAGCATCCTCTGCTTGAAAATATCTTAAATGTTACCTATGGTTGTATCATTTACCAGGAACAGGTTATGCAGATTGTGCGGGAATTAGGAGGATATTCCTTAGGCCGGGCAGACCTTGTAAGGCGTGCCATGTCAAAAAAGAAAGCCGACGTAATGGAAAAAGAAAAAAATAACTTTATTTACGGGATTGTCGATGAAACAGGAGAGGTGATTCTTCCCGGAGCAATTAGAAGAGGTGTAGAGGAACGAGTGGCAGAGGAAATATTTGATGAAATGATGGATTTTGCCAAATATGCCTTTAATAAATCGCATGCTGCTGCATATGCAGTTATCGCATACCAGACTGCATGGTTAAAATGCTATTATCCTACAGAATTTATGGCTGCACTGCTTACGAGTGTTCTGGATAACAGTACAAAGGTGTCTCAATATATTCAAGAATGTAAAAGGTTGGGTATTAAACTTTTACCTCCTGACATTAACGAAAGCTATGATGGTTTTACTGTGTCGGGTAACTGTATAAGGTTTGGACTGGTCGCAGTTAAAAATGTAGGGAGAAACATCATCAGGGATGTAGTTGAAGAACGTACAACAAGAGGAGCCTTTAAAAGCTTTAGGGATTTCTGTGAAAGAATGAGTGAAAAAGACCTTAATAAGAGACTGATAGAAAGTCTGATAAAATGTGGTGCATTTGACTGCTTTGGGGTGTATCGTTCCCAATTGATGGCGGTGTATGAAAAAATTATAGATAGCATTGGACAAAACAAAAAGAGAAATCTTGACGGACAAATCTCTTTGTTTTGTAACGAATTTAACAGCAGGCATAATTTTTCAGTGAATGATGATTTGCCTCAAATTAAGGAATATCCTGTGAAGGTGCTGTTATCCATGGAAAAGGAGACTATTGGATTATACCTTTCAGGGCACCCTCTGGATCCGTATCGGATCCAATTAGATCAGGTTATCAATGCGACAACTGCAGACATTTTATCTTTAGAAGAAAATATATCAGAAACTAATTTGAATCACAGCACTAAAGTTTTAGCCGACGGGACTGAAGTCATTTTAGGTGGAATTATCATTAGCAAGAAAACAAAGACAACAAAGAATAATAGTCTTATGGCCTTTATTACATTGGAAGATTTATTTGGTACTATAGAAGTAATTGTATTTCCGAAAATTTTAGACAAATATTACAATTATATTATAGAAGATAATATTGTTACAATAAAAGGAAGAATAAGCATACGGGAGGAAGAGCAGCCTAAAATATTATGTGAAGAAATAATGCCATTAAAGATGATTAGTAAGGCTAAAAAATTATATATAAAAATCAGGAGTAAAAATAATAACATATTAGACAGGGTAACTCCGGTTTTACGTTTTTTTAATGGTGATACCCCGGTGTATGTGTACTTTGAAGAAAATGAGAAAATAACTGTAGCTTCCAGGGATATGTGGGTCAATTTGAATGATCTTTTAATTACAGAATTAAAAAATATTGTAGGAGATGAGTGCATAAAAGTTGTAGACTGCGGTTAA
- a CDS encoding HD-GYP domain-containing protein, producing MRKISLSNVQSGMKLARSIYTENGHILLGAGMELKQAYINRLKDCNISEIYIEDEISKDIDVRDVINERTRVEAKALIKNIMDECKTTSHFTSDRVKSMVNRIIDELLENKDILVNLSDLKTVDDYTFAHSVNVCVLSLITGIRLGLNQLRLRDLGVGALLHDIGKVVIPEEILKKPSQLTDDEFEKIKQHTVLGYQMVKDNPNISASSAYIVLGHHERFDGSGYPLKIKGENIHLFARIVAIADVYDALTSDRVYRKKIKVHEVIEYITALGAQQFDKTILQCFVRNIALYPVGTGVLLSDGAKGIIVDVNRELPTRPIVRIIYNNNGQKADAFTEIDLTKRLNIMIVDTCEI from the coding sequence ATGAGAAAAATATCATTAAGCAACGTTCAAAGTGGTATGAAGCTGGCAAGGTCCATCTATACAGAAAACGGACATATATTACTAGGTGCCGGTATGGAACTTAAGCAAGCATATATTAACCGTTTAAAAGACTGCAATATATCAGAAATATATATAGAGGATGAAATCTCAAAAGATATAGATGTCAGAGATGTTATCAATGAAAGGACCCGTGTGGAAGCAAAAGCCTTAATTAAAAATATTATGGATGAGTGTAAAACCACTTCTCATTTTACTTCCGATCGGGTCAAGAGTATGGTAAACCGAATTATTGATGAATTACTGGAAAATAAAGATATTTTAGTAAATCTTAGTGATTTGAAAACTGTGGATGATTATACCTTTGCCCATTCGGTCAATGTCTGCGTCCTTTCCCTTATTACTGGAATCAGGCTGGGACTTAATCAACTAAGGTTAAGGGATTTGGGAGTTGGTGCCTTATTGCATGACATTGGCAAAGTGGTTATCCCAGAAGAGATTCTAAAAAAACCGTCCCAGTTAACAGATGATGAATTTGAAAAAATAAAACAGCATACGGTTTTAGGATATCAAATGGTAAAGGATAATCCAAACATCAGTGCTTCTTCAGCTTATATTGTACTTGGACACCATGAAAGATTTGATGGAAGTGGTTATCCTCTTAAGATCAAAGGTGAAAATATTCATTTATTTGCCAGAATTGTAGCTATTGCTGATGTTTATGATGCACTAACATCCGATAGAGTGTACAGAAAAAAAATAAAAGTCCATGAAGTAATCGAATATATTACTGCGCTCGGTGCACAACAGTTTGACAAGACTATTCTACAATGTTTTGTAAGAAATATTGCATTATACCCTGTGGGAACAGGGGTCTTACTTAGTGATGGAGCAAAAGGTATTATAGTGGACGTTAATAGAGAATTACCAACAAGGCCAATTGTCCGTATTATCTATAATAATAATGGGCAAAAAGCTGATGCTTTTACAGAAATAGATCTAACAAAAAGGTTAAATATAATGATAGTAGATACGTGTGAAATATAG
- the whiA gene encoding DNA-binding protein WhiA, with product MSFSSRTKNELCRLEKDGNCCCIAELAGIICFAGIIKNGTDENYLKISTENASVARRVFNLTKWTFGVHTIINIKKNRSPKHMNSYSLYVKDKENLSRILKELRLISSGGDYENLICFRINNHMVDRECCKKAFIRGAFLGGGSITDPESTYHLELVTHHYLLSKDVCDLLGQFDLQAKTILRKSNYVIYFKGSENIVDFLNIIGAHKSLMELENIRIMKEMRNNVNRMVNCETANLEKTVNASLKQIQNIEFIQNTLGLEKLPAVLQEIARLRLEYKEASLKELGEMLHPPIGKSGVNHRLRKLQNIAENLQNAHKK from the coding sequence ATGTCTTTCTCTTCTAGAACAAAGAATGAATTGTGCAGATTAGAAAAAGATGGTAACTGTTGTTGTATTGCTGAACTTGCGGGGATTATTTGTTTTGCAGGTATAATTAAGAATGGAACTGATGAAAATTATTTAAAGATTAGTACTGAAAATGCTTCGGTTGCAAGAAGGGTATTTAACCTGACCAAATGGACCTTTGGAGTTCATACAATTATAAATATAAAAAAGAATAGGTCACCTAAGCATATGAATAGTTATTCTCTATATGTCAAGGATAAAGAGAACCTAAGTAGAATTCTTAAAGAGTTGAGATTAATTAGCAGTGGAGGAGACTATGAAAACTTGATATGTTTTCGAATAAATAACCATATGGTTGATAGGGAATGCTGTAAGAAAGCATTTATAAGAGGGGCTTTTTTAGGAGGGGGGTCAATAACCGATCCTGAAAGCACATATCATCTGGAATTGGTAACCCACCATTATCTTTTAAGCAAGGATGTATGTGATCTTCTTGGACAATTTGACCTTCAGGCCAAAACAATCTTAAGGAAATCTAATTATGTTATTTACTTTAAAGGAAGTGAAAACATTGTTGATTTCTTGAATATAATAGGAGCACACAAGTCTTTGATGGAATTAGAGAATATACGTATTATGAAAGAGATGAGAAACAATGTAAACCGCATGGTGAATTGTGAGACAGCTAATCTGGAGAAGACTGTAAATGCCTCGTTAAAACAAATACAAAATATAGAATTTATACAAAATACTTTAGGATTGGAGAAATTACCAGCAGTTTTACAGGAAATTGCCAGATTGCGATTAGAATATAAGGAAGCCAGTCTAAAGGAATTAGGAGAAATGCTTCATCCTCCTATCGGAAAGTCAGGGGTTAACCATAGGCTAAGAAAGTTACAAAATATTGCAGAAAACCTGCAGAATGCCCATAAGAAATAG
- a CDS encoding amylo-alpha-1,6-glucosidase encodes MEFGKDSWRTFEQGIQREWLLTNGIGGFSSSTIIGANTRRYHGLLIASLKPPVMRHLILSKLDESIIINGISYNLYTNQTIGHISEGYLYQQRFIMDPIPTYVYNVEDIFIEKKICMVYGENKIIIMYKIIPGERGCKLKIAPLVNFRDYHFNSSKSYLNFEQREEENGTVVRPQYYDIDIFLNISEGRYIKQDDLYFYNMDYAIERERGLHSIEDHYIPGLFEVEINPGKEKYITITAGIGQQEKLDGNRVIEAELNRINSLVNNAGYQDDFVNSLVKACDNFIVYRESTHSKTVIAGYPWFTDWGRDTMISLPGLTLVTKRYDDAKNILYTFSHYIKHGLIPNMFPDAGEEPGYNTVDAALWYIHAVYKYLQYTGDYEFIKTNIYERLKEIIDSYAGGTLYNIKMDDDGLISAGSSAIQLTWMDAKIGDWVVTSRHGKAVEVNALWYNALNIMAHISGYFGENNFRYLEIASRVKISFEKQFWNEKKQCLFDIVNEEGKDDKIRPNQIFAMSLAFPIIEGEKARHVVNVVLQQLYATYGLRSLSPLNNEYIGIYAGDQFKRDAAYHQGTAWSWLIGHFITAYRKTYNYSEESRQFCLNLIRPFKDHLKDACVGSISEIFDGNPPNIPRGCFAQAWGVAEVLRAYVEDILLINERPNYQ; translated from the coding sequence ATGGAATTTGGAAAGGATAGCTGGAGAACTTTTGAACAGGGAATACAAAGGGAATGGCTGCTGACTAACGGAATAGGAGGTTTCTCTTCGTCTACTATTATAGGTGCTAATACAAGAAGATATCATGGTCTCCTTATAGCTTCATTAAAACCGCCTGTAATGAGACATCTTATTCTTTCAAAATTGGATGAAAGTATAATTATAAATGGTATTTCATATAATTTATATACCAATCAAACCATCGGACATATTAGTGAAGGATATTTATATCAGCAGAGATTCATAATGGACCCAATACCTACTTATGTTTATAATGTGGAAGATATTTTTATAGAGAAGAAAATATGCATGGTTTATGGAGAAAATAAGATTATCATTATGTATAAAATTATTCCCGGTGAGAGGGGTTGCAAACTAAAAATAGCCCCATTAGTTAACTTCAGAGATTATCATTTTAATTCCTCCAAAAGTTATTTAAATTTTGAACAGAGAGAGGAAGAGAATGGGACTGTTGTAAGGCCTCAGTATTATGATATTGATATATTCTTGAATATTAGTGAAGGCAGGTATATAAAGCAGGATGATCTATATTTTTACAATATGGATTATGCCATTGAACGGGAAAGAGGTTTGCACTCTATCGAGGATCATTATATACCGGGATTATTTGAAGTGGAAATTAATCCTGGTAAAGAAAAGTATATTACCATTACCGCTGGCATCGGACAACAGGAAAAACTTGATGGAAATAGAGTGATAGAAGCTGAGTTAAACCGGATAAACTCACTGGTCAACAATGCAGGGTATCAAGATGATTTTGTAAACAGTCTGGTAAAAGCATGTGATAATTTCATAGTTTATCGTGAATCTACCCATTCAAAAACTGTAATTGCGGGTTATCCCTGGTTTACCGATTGGGGAAGAGATACTATGATTTCATTACCAGGGTTAACGTTGGTAACAAAAAGATATGATGATGCTAAAAATATTTTATACACCTTTTCACATTATATAAAACATGGGCTAATTCCTAACATGTTTCCTGACGCTGGCGAAGAACCTGGGTACAATACGGTTGATGCTGCCCTTTGGTATATTCATGCCGTTTATAAATACTTACAATATACAGGAGATTATGAGTTTATAAAGACAAACATATATGAAAGACTTAAAGAAATTATTGACTCTTATGCAGGAGGAACTCTTTACAATATAAAAATGGATGATGACGGTTTAATTAGTGCAGGAAGCTCAGCAATACAGCTCACATGGATGGATGCAAAAATAGGTGATTGGGTTGTAACGTCCCGCCATGGCAAAGCGGTAGAGGTTAATGCATTATGGTATAATGCATTAAATATTATGGCACATATTTCAGGGTACTTTGGTGAAAATAATTTCAGATATCTTGAAATTGCCTCTCGAGTAAAAATATCTTTTGAAAAGCAATTTTGGAATGAGAAAAAACAGTGTTTATTTGATATTGTTAATGAAGAAGGAAAGGATGATAAAATAAGACCGAATCAAATTTTTGCTATGAGTCTTGCTTTTCCAATCATTGAAGGGGAAAAAGCCCGTCATGTAGTGAATGTTGTGTTACAACAACTTTATGCTACATATGGATTAAGAAGTTTATCACCCCTTAATAATGAATATATTGGCATATATGCAGGTGACCAGTTTAAGAGAGATGCAGCTTACCATCAGGGGACTGCATGGAGCTGGTTGATTGGACATTTTATTACTGCTTACAGAAAAACTTATAATTATTCTGAAGAAAGCAGGCAATTTTGCCTTAATTTGATACGCCCCTTCAAAGACCATTTAAAGGATGCCTGTGTCGGTTCAATATCAGAAATCTTTGACGGTAATCCGCCCAATATCCCACGGGGTTGTTTCGCACAGGCATGGGGAGTAGCAGAGGTGCTGAGGGCTTACGTAGAAGACATTTTATTAATTAATGAAAGACCAAATTACCAGTAA
- a CDS encoding gluconeogenesis factor YvcK family protein — MNFNRGFETISKGITYWRESIKNVFKNNKIKITIDEDGIGNLVYERSVTVKGPRIVALGGGTGLSTMLRGLKFYTSNLTAVVTVADDGGGSGILRQDLGMLPPGDIRNCILALADTEPIMKQLLQYRFTEGTLKGQSFGNLFLAAMNGISNSFEEAIQRMSDVLAVTGRVLPVTSQDIQLCALLENGIEVCGESKIAEQKRMYNSRIRKVYLIPENVEPLNDVMEAISKADIIVIGPGSLYTSILPNLIVKGVAQAIKNSRALKLYVCNIMTQPGETEGYTAHDHVAAIEEHVGKGLIDYCIVNTQSIPQELLSKYRDDGAQAVVVDKNKFKEENITLIEKDILSTSNGYIRHDTDKLARIIARLVLNEVLYKDKRRIIDYYYVKDRLKKKD, encoded by the coding sequence GTGAATTTTAACAGGGGGTTTGAGACCATAAGCAAAGGAATAACGTATTGGCGGGAGAGCATAAAAAACGTATTTAAAAATAATAAAATAAAAATTACAATTGATGAAGATGGGATAGGAAACCTTGTATATGAAAGAAGCGTAACAGTAAAAGGTCCCAGGATCGTTGCTCTGGGTGGGGGCACAGGGCTTTCTACCATGTTGCGTGGATTAAAATTTTATACATCAAATTTGACTGCGGTGGTTACCGTTGCGGATGATGGAGGTGGATCGGGTATCCTAAGACAGGATTTAGGAATGCTGCCTCCAGGAGATATTCGAAATTGTATTTTAGCCTTGGCAGATACTGAACCAATAATGAAACAGCTATTACAATATAGATTTACAGAAGGAACTTTAAAAGGCCAAAGTTTTGGAAATTTGTTTCTGGCAGCTATGAACGGTATTTCTAATAGTTTTGAAGAAGCGATACAAAGGATGAGTGATGTATTGGCAGTTACCGGGAGGGTACTTCCTGTTACCTCTCAGGATATACAACTGTGTGCACTGTTGGAAAATGGAATAGAGGTGTGTGGAGAGTCAAAAATTGCAGAACAAAAGAGGATGTATAATAGCCGTATTAGAAAGGTATATCTGATTCCGGAAAATGTGGAACCACTGAACGATGTAATGGAAGCGATCTCCAAAGCTGATATTATTGTCATAGGCCCCGGAAGTCTTTATACAAGTATTTTGCCTAACCTTATCGTAAAAGGTGTAGCCCAAGCAATAAAAAACAGCAGGGCTCTTAAGTTATATGTATGTAATATTATGACGCAGCCTGGTGAGACAGAGGGGTATACTGCTCATGATCATGTTGCTGCAATTGAGGAACATGTAGGTAAAGGATTAATTGATTATTGTATTGTGAATACCCAATCAATCCCCCAGGAATTATTAAGTAAATACAGGGACGATGGAGCACAAGCTGTGGTAGTAGATAAAAACAAGTTTAAAGAAGAAAACATAACGTTAATTGAAAAAGACATCTTAAGTACTTCTAATGGGTATATAAGACATGATACAGATAAGCTTGCAAGAATTATTGCCCGCTTGGTATTAAACGAAGTTCTATATAAAGATAAGAGAAGAATAATAGATTACTATTATGTAAAAGATAGATTAAAGAAGAAAGATTGA
- the rapZ gene encoding RNase adapter RapZ — protein MRFVIITGLSGAGKSQAIRCMEDLGFYCVDNMPPALIPKFAEICFQSQGKIEKVALVIDIRGGDLFNELFNGLDSLTEAGYMYEILFLEASDEVLIKRYKESRRKHPLASEGRIVEAIEAERKLLQDVRNRADHIIDTSNLLARQLKEQLTSIFVEGKQFEGIIITVLSFGFKYGIPLDSDLVFDVRFLPNPYYINSLKDHTGQDEDVRNYVLKWPQANEFLKKLEDLVEFLIPNYIEEGKSQLVISIGCTGGKHRSVTIAEALYKYLIEKNHRAIIHHRDIEKDNRGGQ, from the coding sequence ATGAGGTTCGTAATTATTACCGGATTATCAGGGGCGGGAAAAAGCCAGGCAATTAGATGCATGGAAGATTTGGGATTTTATTGCGTTGACAATATGCCACCGGCATTGATACCAAAGTTTGCTGAAATATGCTTTCAATCCCAGGGGAAAATAGAGAAGGTGGCGCTTGTAATTGATATAAGAGGTGGAGATTTATTCAACGAACTTTTCAATGGACTGGATTCTTTAACAGAAGCGGGATATATGTATGAAATTCTATTTTTAGAAGCAAGTGATGAAGTATTGATTAAACGATATAAAGAAAGCAGACGAAAGCATCCGCTGGCTTCTGAGGGCAGAATTGTTGAAGCAATTGAAGCCGAAAGGAAATTATTGCAGGACGTAAGAAACAGGGCAGACCATATCATTGATACTTCAAATTTACTGGCCCGCCAGTTAAAAGAACAATTAACCAGTATATTTGTTGAGGGGAAACAGTTTGAAGGTATTATTATCACTGTTTTATCTTTTGGTTTTAAATATGGAATACCGTTGGATTCAGATCTTGTATTTGATGTAAGGTTTCTCCCCAATCCATATTATATAAACTCGTTGAAAGACCATACCGGACAAGATGAGGATGTAAGAAATTACGTACTTAAGTGGCCGCAAGCGAATGAGTTTCTTAAAAAGCTTGAGGATCTGGTAGAGTTTCTCATACCCAACTATATAGAAGAAGGTAAATCGCAACTGGTAATATCTATTGGTTGTACAGGGGGAAAGCATCGTTCAGTAACAATTGCAGAAGCCTTATATAAATACCTTATTGAAAAAAATCATAGAGCTATTATTCATCATAGGGATATTGAAAAAGATAATAGAGGTGGACAATAG
- the murB gene encoding UDP-N-acetylmuramate dehydrogenase has translation MERYNELIESLSTIISEKNILQNESMKNHTSFKIGGCADIMVLPQNYEQLAQTVRLCREQNIEYFLMGNGSNLLVTDKGIRGVVIKTVNFLNKIEVYENYIECEAGVLLSKLAHAALQNGLTGLEFASGIPGTLGGAVVMNAGAYDGEMKDVVIETKYIDEDGKFCTVAGEQHKFGYRTSIFQGTNKIVVSSRLKLEYGDKKSIKEKMDDLNKRRRDKQPLEMPSAGSVFRRPEGYYAGKLIQDSGLRGYSIGGAQVSEKHCGFIVNKGNATAQDVLDLIKYIQETVKSKFGVALDTEVKVIGER, from the coding sequence GTGGAGAGGTATAATGAGCTTATAGAAAGTTTAAGCACCATTATAAGTGAAAAAAATATACTTCAAAATGAATCTATGAAAAATCATACTTCCTTTAAAATTGGAGGTTGTGCAGATATAATGGTGCTGCCCCAAAACTATGAACAATTAGCCCAAACAGTCAGATTATGCAGAGAACAAAACATAGAATATTTTCTTATGGGAAATGGCTCTAACTTGCTAGTAACAGACAAAGGAATAAGAGGGGTTGTTATAAAAACCGTAAATTTCCTAAATAAGATTGAAGTATATGAAAATTATATAGAGTGTGAAGCAGGGGTTCTGCTTTCTAAGTTGGCTCATGCAGCATTGCAAAATGGATTAACCGGGTTGGAATTTGCCTCGGGTATTCCAGGTACACTGGGTGGTGCAGTAGTAATGAATGCAGGGGCCTATGATGGTGAAATGAAAGATGTTGTAATTGAAACAAAATATATCGATGAGGATGGAAAATTTTGCACCGTGGCAGGAGAGCAGCATAAATTTGGATATAGGACCAGTATATTTCAGGGAACAAATAAAATAGTAGTGAGTTCCAGACTCAAACTTGAATATGGCGATAAAAAGAGTATTAAAGAAAAAATGGATGATTTAAATAAGAGAAGAAGAGACAAACAGCCGCTGGAAATGCCTAGTGCCGGAAGTGTTTTTCGCAGGCCGGAGGGATATTATGCTGGAAAGCTTATACAGGACAGCGGATTAAGAGGTTACAGCATTGGAGGAGCTCAAGTATCAGAAAAACATTGTGGTTTTATTGTAAATAAAGGAAATGCAACAGCTCAGGATGTACTAGATTTAATAAAATACATACAAGAAACAGTAAAGTCTAAGTTTGGTGTAGCGTTAGATACAGAAGTGAAAGTAATTGGTGAGAGGTGA